A genome region from Candidatus Poribacteria bacterium includes the following:
- a CDS encoding ABC transporter ATP-binding protein: MPIQLLTVNALTKAFVANQPPIVKNISFSVHTGEIFALLGPSGCGKTTTLRLIAGFEQADTGTIAMAERTLVDSDTHVPPESRGIGFVFQDYALFPHKNVLENVAFGLRQVSKKTRQTRAFEVLDMVGMTHLQSRLPHHLSGGEQQRVALARAIIARPKLLLLDEPFSSLDPGLRQSTREEVRALLKAEGISAVLVTHAQEEALSFAERLGVMKEGTLEQIGTPEAVYRHPKTAYVADFLGQTNFIRADIKDGIAETPFGRVKVEGAESGNALLSIRPECLQMLASDAQSSTKNGRVVGQAFKGHDFTYQVEMDRQQYFVQTDYRCPFQIGDTVVLKAESAVAVTPESD; this comes from the coding sequence ATGCCGATACAATTACTCACCGTAAACGCACTCACAAAAGCGTTCGTAGCTAACCAACCGCCAATTGTTAAAAACATAAGTTTCAGCGTCCATACGGGCGAGATTTTCGCACTTTTGGGACCCAGCGGTTGCGGCAAAACTACTACTTTGCGCCTCATCGCCGGTTTTGAGCAAGCAGACACCGGCACCATTGCTATGGCAGAACGCACACTCGTCGACAGCGATACGCACGTCCCGCCTGAATCGCGCGGCATCGGCTTTGTGTTTCAGGACTATGCCCTCTTTCCACACAAAAACGTGCTTGAAAACGTCGCTTTCGGTCTCCGACAGGTATCGAAAAAGACACGACAGACAAGGGCATTTGAAGTGCTGGATATGGTCGGCATGACGCATCTACAGTCGCGTTTACCACACCATCTTTCTGGCGGCGAGCAGCAGCGGGTCGCATTGGCGCGCGCGATCATCGCACGTCCGAAACTCCTCCTCTTAGACGAACCTTTTTCCAGTCTCGATCCGGGGTTACGGCAGTCTACCCGTGAGGAGGTCCGCGCGCTCTTGAAAGCGGAAGGGATTAGTGCAGTGCTCGTCACACACGCGCAGGAGGAGGCATTGAGTTTCGCTGAGCGGTTGGGTGTGATGAAAGAAGGCACGCTTGAACAGATTGGGACACCAGAGGCGGTGTACCGACATCCGAAAACGGCTTATGTCGCAGATTTTCTCGGACAGACAAACTTCATTCGCGCAGACATCAAAGACGGGATCGCAGAAACGCCGTTCGGACGTGTAAAAGTGGAAGGGGCTGAGAGTGGGAACGCACTTCTCTCTATCCGACCTGAATGTTTGCAGATGCTGGCCTCTGACGCGCAAAGCAGCACCAAAAATGGGCGTGTCGTTGGACAGGCGTTTAAAGGGCACGATTTCACATATCAGGTCGAGATGGACAGACAGCAGTATTTCGTTCAGACCGACTACCGCTGTCCGTTTCAGATAGGGGACACGGTTGTGTTGAAAGCAGAATCGGCGGTAGCGGTTACGCCTGAATCGGATTAA